CAAATTTATTTCAATCCTGAGCCAGTCTATAATTATGCTGATGCTCAAAAATCTGATAGGAAACAATTCCTAAGATACTTTAAAACTTTATTAAAACAAGGTGTTTTCATTCCACCTTCACAATTTGAATGTAATTTTATTTCAAATGCTCATACTATGGAGGATATACAAAAAACTTCAGATGCTATTGAATTAGCATTAAAAGAAGCATTTAGAAAAAGAAGAAGGTAATACAATGGATATTGATTGGAAAGAAGTTGTATCATATGCAATTATTCTTATAATCGTTTTAATTGCCGCCCAACACTTGAGTGTTGTTGTTTCAGGAAGTATGGAACCTGTATTTTACAGGGGAGATATTGTTATTCTTGAAAAGGCAGATTTCTTTGGTATTCAGGAATTTGACCCTAATGATGTTCAGGTAGGGGATGTGGTTGTTTATGATGCGTCATGGTATGACCAGCCGGTAATTCATAGAGTCATTAATATTACGGATATCAATGGAACAACAATGTATGTCATTAAGGGAGACAATAATGATCGACCTGACCCTTATTATGTCACTGCAGACCAGATAGAGCAAAGGGTTGTGACATTAGGTGATAATCTGATTGTTATTCCGAAAATCGGTTATCTTTCCCTCTGGTTAAGAGGTTTATAATTATTATTTAAGGTGAGTTAATGTATTTTGAAATTGAAAAACAAGCTATAGATGCCATCAATAAGGCATTGGATCAATATGATGAAGAAATTGATAGGGATTTCAGATTGGACTTCCCTCCAAATCCTAATTTAGGTGATCTTGCAAGTACTATTGCATTTGCACTTACTAAAAAATTAAAAACTTCACCTCCTGAAGTTGCAAAGGACTTGGTTGATAAAATTGAAGTTCCTGAAATATTTTCTAAAGTACAAAACTTCGGACCTTATGTTAATTTCTTCATTGATTACAACAAGTTCTCAAAATTATTATTGGAAAAAGTTGATGAAAATTACGGTCAGCTTCCTGAAACTGGAGAAAAAATAGTGTTGGAACACACTTCAGCTAATCCAAACGGGCCGTTGCATATTGGACATATAAGAAACTCCATTTTTGGAGATTCTTTATCCAGACTTTTGAGATTGGCAGGTAGGGATGTCAGCACACAATATTATGTAAATGATATGGGAAGACAAATCGCTATCATCGTTTGCGGTATAACTGAACTCGG
This region of Methanobrevibacter sp. genomic DNA includes:
- a CDS encoding signal peptidase I, producing the protein MDIDWKEVVSYAIILIIVLIAAQHLSVVVSGSMEPVFYRGDIVILEKADFFGIQEFDPNDVQVGDVVVYDASWYDQPVIHRVINITDINGTTMYVIKGDNNDRPDPYYVTADQIEQRVVTLGDNLIVIPKIGYLSLWLRGL